In a genomic window of Streptomyces pristinaespiralis:
- a CDS encoding N-6 DNA methylase, with protein MSAAEVTAAEIARLAGVGRAAVSNWRRRHADFPKPVGGTETSPSFALAEVERWLRDQGKLAEVPLRERVWQQLSAHPAGAVTALVHAGCALLLVHHRPSGWPALGAVSDARLAAVLPGALEEVLTFRFGAPRAVRTPSPDELAPSVPLLRGAAALAAETGARQAFEFLLGRHLDANPRQYTLTPAEPAALMAALIGPAGTVLDPASGTGTLLRAVDRPGALHAQEADPDLAALTALRLALHTDADVRAAAGDALRADAFPELAADAVLCHPPFNERNWGHDELAYDPRWEYGLPARTESELAWVQHALARLRPGGTAVLLMPPAAASRRSGRRVRAGLLRRGALRAVVALPAGAAPPYGIPLHLWVLRRPGPAERPSPELLLVDTATAEPAAAGRDRLDWQAIRAAVLDAWQPFERQGSVPETPGVSRCVPVIELLDDDVDLAPARHLPPPAAGGGAAGLDAVRERLTQTLRRTGELTPPPSPASPAAAPVHRPGTTVGELARAGALVMHSGGIGGGALGEDVPVLTEQDVLSGKAPSGALPDGPDEEPVRLEAGDVVVPVLGAGTIVRVVDEATAGAALGRNLQLLRPDPQTLDPWFLAGFLRGSANQRQASSYASTATRLDVRRLQIPRLPLAEQRRYGERFRTLAEFEEALRLAGRLGERLVQGMYDGLTDGSLRPE; from the coding sequence ATGAGCGCGGCCGAGGTGACCGCGGCCGAGATCGCCAGACTCGCCGGCGTCGGCCGTGCCGCCGTGAGCAACTGGCGCCGCCGGCACGCCGATTTCCCCAAGCCCGTCGGAGGTACCGAGACCAGCCCTTCCTTCGCGCTCGCCGAAGTCGAACGCTGGCTGCGCGACCAGGGGAAACTGGCCGAGGTGCCGCTCCGTGAACGGGTCTGGCAGCAGCTGTCCGCCCACCCCGCCGGAGCCGTCACCGCCCTGGTCCACGCCGGCTGCGCCCTCCTCCTCGTCCATCACCGGCCCTCCGGCTGGCCCGCCCTCGGCGCCGTGTCCGACGCCCGCCTGGCGGCGGTCCTGCCCGGCGCGCTCGAGGAGGTGCTCACGTTCCGCTTCGGCGCCCCGCGCGCCGTACGGACCCCGTCCCCCGACGAGCTCGCGCCCTCCGTGCCGCTGCTGCGGGGCGCCGCCGCGCTCGCCGCGGAGACCGGTGCCCGCCAGGCCTTCGAGTTCCTGCTCGGACGGCATCTCGACGCCAACCCCCGCCAGTACACGCTCACGCCGGCCGAACCGGCCGCGCTCATGGCCGCGCTGATCGGGCCCGCGGGGACCGTCCTCGACCCCGCCTCCGGCACCGGCACCCTGCTGCGCGCCGTCGACCGCCCCGGCGCGCTCCACGCCCAGGAGGCCGACCCCGACCTGGCCGCGCTCACCGCCCTGCGTCTCGCCCTGCACACGGACGCCGACGTCCGGGCGGCGGCGGGCGACGCGCTGCGCGCGGACGCGTTCCCGGAGCTCGCCGCGGACGCCGTCCTGTGCCATCCGCCGTTCAACGAGCGCAACTGGGGGCACGACGAACTGGCCTACGACCCGCGCTGGGAGTACGGCCTGCCCGCCCGCACCGAGTCGGAACTGGCCTGGGTGCAGCACGCCCTCGCCCGGCTGCGCCCGGGCGGCACCGCCGTACTGCTGATGCCGCCGGCCGCCGCCTCCCGCCGCTCAGGGCGTCGTGTCCGCGCCGGACTGCTGCGCCGTGGCGCGCTGCGGGCCGTCGTCGCCCTCCCGGCCGGGGCCGCGCCCCCCTACGGCATCCCGCTCCACCTGTGGGTGCTGCGCAGGCCCGGCCCCGCCGAACGCCCGTCACCCGAACTGCTCCTGGTCGACACCGCCACGGCGGAACCGGCCGCGGCAGGCCGCGACCGGCTCGACTGGCAGGCCATCCGCGCCGCGGTGCTCGACGCCTGGCAGCCGTTCGAGCGGCAGGGATCCGTGCCGGAGACCCCTGGCGTGAGCCGGTGCGTCCCGGTCATCGAACTGCTCGACGACGACGTGGACCTGGCCCCCGCCCGCCATCTGCCGCCCCCGGCCGCCGGTGGTGGCGCCGCCGGACTGGACGCCGTACGCGAGCGCCTGACACAGACTCTGCGCCGCACCGGTGAGCTGACGCCGCCGCCCTCGCCGGCGTCCCCTGCCGCCGCGCCCGTCCACCGGCCGGGCACCACCGTGGGCGAACTGGCACGGGCCGGCGCACTCGTCATGCACTCCGGCGGCATCGGCGGCGGCGCCCTCGGTGAGGACGTGCCCGTCCTCACCGAGCAGGACGTCCTGTCGGGCAAGGCCCCCTCCGGCGCGCTTCCCGACGGACCGGACGAGGAACCGGTGCGCCTCGAGGCGGGCGACGTCGTCGTTCCCGTGCTCGGTGCCGGCACGATCGTGCGTGTCGTCGACGAGGCCACCGCGGGCGCGGCCCTCGGCCGCAACCTCCAACTGCTGCGCCCCGACCCTCAGACGCTCGACCCGTGGTTCCTCGCGGGCTTCCTGCGGGGCAGCGCCAACCAGCGCCAGGCCAGCAGCTACGCCTCCACCGCGACCCGCCTCGACGTCCGCCGCCTCCAGATCCCGCGCCTGCCGCTCGCCGAACAGCGGCGCTACGGGGAGCGGTTCCGCACCCTCGCCGAATTCGAGGAGGCGCTCCGCCTCGCGGGCCGCCTCGGCGAGCGCCTTGTCCAGGGCATGTACGACGGGCTGACGGACGGCAGCCTCCGGCCGGAGTGA
- a CDS encoding serine/threonine-protein kinase — MNGRVVGGRYELSALVGQGGMGQVWTAYDGRLDRRVAVKLLRPDHMAAATAADEMRRRFVRECRVTAQVCHPGLVTVHDAGSDGDDLYLVMQYVEGADLADHLAEHDPYPWEWAVGVAAQLCAVLGAVHAVPIVHRDLKPRNVMVKPDGTLTVLDLGVASVIDTDTTRLTHTGSPIGSPAYMAPEQAMGGAVGPYTDLYALGVLLHELLSGNVPFAGSTALGVLHRHLHEPPLPVRQLRPEVPEPLEALVLRLLAKDPQHRPSGAQEVYEALVPLLPQRGEPRGPLDPTRPFLRPHAPWPDRAGAAPAPAAPPVAPAPKADVAGAVDEVKRLLGEGSITQAVDILGGILPAAAAEHGEHSPVVRILRKQYAATLMDDGQYRRALPELRRLADDRTAEAGPSDAQTLQYRYDAAHCLEQLGEAAAAVAEYRAVLPYYESSEPDRALQVRHRIGHLLLAVGDHTAAQQQFRSLLYDAERAYGPYHPLAAEVRRALERQQQFRMG; from the coding sequence GTGAACGGACGGGTCGTCGGGGGACGTTACGAACTGTCCGCGCTCGTCGGCCAGGGCGGCATGGGCCAGGTCTGGACGGCCTACGACGGGCGTCTCGACCGCCGTGTCGCCGTCAAGCTGCTGCGCCCCGACCACATGGCCGCGGCGACCGCGGCCGACGAGATGCGCCGGCGTTTCGTGCGCGAGTGCCGGGTGACGGCCCAGGTGTGCCACCCCGGCCTGGTCACCGTGCACGACGCCGGCAGCGACGGCGACGACCTCTACCTGGTGATGCAGTACGTCGAGGGCGCCGACCTGGCCGACCATCTCGCGGAGCACGACCCGTATCCGTGGGAGTGGGCCGTCGGCGTCGCCGCCCAGCTGTGCGCGGTCCTCGGCGCCGTGCACGCCGTGCCGATCGTCCACCGCGACCTCAAGCCCCGCAATGTCATGGTGAAGCCCGACGGCACGCTCACCGTCCTCGACCTCGGCGTGGCCTCCGTCATCGACACGGACACCACCCGGCTCACCCACACCGGCTCGCCCATCGGCAGCCCCGCCTACATGGCCCCCGAGCAGGCGATGGGCGGCGCCGTCGGCCCGTACACCGATCTGTACGCGCTGGGCGTCCTGCTGCACGAACTCCTCAGCGGGAACGTCCCCTTCGCCGGCTCCACGGCCCTCGGCGTGCTGCACCGGCACCTCCACGAGCCGCCGCTGCCGGTCCGGCAGCTGCGCCCGGAGGTCCCCGAGCCGCTGGAGGCGCTCGTCCTGCGGCTGCTCGCCAAGGACCCGCAGCACCGTCCTTCCGGGGCGCAGGAGGTGTACGAGGCACTGGTCCCGCTGCTGCCCCAGCGCGGCGAGCCCCGCGGGCCGCTCGACCCTACGCGCCCGTTCCTGCGCCCGCACGCCCCGTGGCCGGACCGGGCGGGCGCCGCGCCGGCCCCCGCCGCGCCGCCGGTGGCCCCTGCGCCGAAGGCCGATGTCGCGGGCGCCGTCGACGAGGTCAAGCGTCTCCTCGGCGAGGGCAGCATCACCCAGGCCGTCGACATCCTCGGCGGCATCCTCCCGGCCGCGGCGGCGGAGCACGGCGAGCACTCGCCCGTCGTCCGCATCCTGCGCAAGCAGTACGCGGCGACCTTGATGGACGACGGCCAGTACCGCCGGGCCCTGCCCGAGCTGCGCCGCCTCGCCGACGACAGGACCGCGGAGGCCGGCCCGTCGGACGCCCAGACGCTGCAGTACCGCTACGACGCGGCCCACTGCCTGGAGCAGCTCGGCGAGGCGGCCGCCGCGGTGGCCGAGTACCGCGCGGTCCTGCCGTACTACGAGAGCTCGGAGCCGGACCGCGCGCTCCAGGTGCGCCACCGCATAGGCCACCTGCTGCTCGCGGTGGGCGACCACACGGCGGCGCAGCAGCAGTTCCGGTCGCTGCTGTACGACGCGGAGCGCGCGTACGGCCCGTACCACCCGCTGGCGGCGGAGGTACGGCGGGCGCTGGAGCGCCAGCAGCAGTTCCGCATGGGCTGA
- a CDS encoding glycosyltransferase family 2 protein has protein sequence MLISIVVPCFNEEEIIGRFHDHVTAELDLLGQEFELVYVDDGSQDRTLDLLQEIAEADSRTRYVSFSRNFGKEAAMLAGLRHAEGDAVVIMDADLQHPPELVRRMIQLYEEGFDQVIAKRTRKGDRVSRTVTARAYYWLINRLVDVQLVDGVGDFRLLSRRTVDAVLELTEYNRFSKGIFAWVGFRTTTFEYENAVREQGRSKWSFGKLLNYGLDGLLSFNNKPLRAAIYLGMLLLAVAMVYAAWIVGVALANGVDTPGYVTLLVAVIALAGVQMLMLGVVGEYVGRIYYEVKRRPHFLVKATNAGLPRQEDDRRDSDGNRRAGELVGK, from the coding sequence GTGCTGATCTCGATAGTTGTCCCGTGCTTCAACGAAGAGGAGATCATCGGCCGCTTCCACGACCATGTGACCGCCGAACTCGACCTGCTCGGGCAGGAATTCGAGCTGGTCTACGTGGACGACGGAAGCCAGGACCGGACGCTCGATCTCCTCCAGGAGATCGCCGAGGCCGACTCCCGTACCCGCTACGTCTCCTTCAGCCGCAACTTCGGCAAGGAGGCGGCGATGCTCGCCGGCCTCCGGCACGCCGAGGGGGACGCGGTCGTCATCATGGACGCCGACCTCCAGCATCCGCCCGAGCTCGTGCGGCGCATGATCCAGCTGTACGAGGAGGGCTTCGACCAGGTCATCGCCAAGCGCACCCGCAAGGGCGACCGGGTCTCCCGCACGGTCACGGCGCGCGCCTACTACTGGCTGATCAACCGGCTCGTCGACGTACAACTCGTGGACGGGGTCGGCGATTTCCGGCTGCTGTCACGGCGCACCGTCGACGCGGTGCTGGAGCTGACCGAGTACAACCGTTTCTCCAAGGGCATTTTCGCCTGGGTCGGATTCCGCACGACGACATTCGAGTACGAGAATGCGGTGCGGGAGCAGGGCCGCTCCAAATGGAGCTTCGGAAAGCTCCTCAACTACGGTCTCGACGGCCTTCTCTCCTTCAACAACAAACCGCTGCGGGCCGCGATCTATCTGGGAATGCTGCTCCTGGCGGTCGCGATGGTGTACGCCGCCTGGATCGTCGGTGTCGCCCTGGCGAACGGCGTGGACACCCCCGGATATGTCACCCTGCTCGTGGCGGTCATCGCGCTCGCCGGCGTGCAGATGCTGATGCTGGGTGTGGTCGGCGAGTACGTCGGACGCATCTACTACGAGGTGAAGCGGCGGCCGCACTTCCTGGTGAAGGCGACCAACGCCGGCCTTCCCCGACAGGAGGACGACCGACGGGACAGCGACGGGAACAGGCGCGCGGGGGAACTGGTAGGGAAATGA
- a CDS encoding DUF4190 domain-containing protein: MSQYTQPQPQPGQFAAPAPARNGLGTAALVLGIIGLVFAVIPFLFWIGTILGLLALILGIVGRGRAKRGEATNKGVALAGTVLGLVGIIVSVIIGIVTVMAVDDAVDEINKAVENTAPKDTTAGGTDGAAEGDAPKDETKSLAADETSAYEDNVEVTVSAPKPYTPGEFAIGHTKGNKAYQVTITIENAGKEKFDTSLVTADARAGKDGVTAEQIFDDKAGTGFEGTILPGKKATVTFAFDAPADAKNLTVEVSPGFDYDASQWELTL, from the coding sequence ATGTCGCAGTACACCCAGCCGCAGCCACAGCCCGGTCAGTTCGCGGCGCCCGCACCGGCCCGCAACGGCCTCGGCACGGCCGCCCTGGTGCTCGGAATCATCGGCCTCGTCTTCGCGGTCATCCCGTTCCTCTTCTGGATCGGCACGATCCTCGGCCTCCTGGCCCTGATCCTCGGCATCGTCGGCCGGGGCCGCGCCAAGCGCGGCGAGGCCACGAACAAGGGCGTGGCCCTCGCCGGCACCGTGCTGGGCCTGGTCGGGATCATCGTCAGCGTGATCATCGGCATCGTCACCGTGATGGCGGTGGACGACGCGGTCGACGAGATCAACAAGGCCGTCGAGAACACCGCGCCCAAGGACACCACCGCCGGAGGCACCGACGGTGCGGCGGAGGGTGACGCGCCGAAGGACGAGACGAAGTCCCTCGCCGCGGACGAGACGTCCGCCTACGAGGACAACGTCGAGGTCACCGTCTCCGCGCCGAAGCCGTACACGCCCGGCGAGTTCGCGATCGGCCACACCAAGGGCAACAAGGCCTACCAGGTCACGATCACGATCGAGAACGCCGGCAAGGAGAAGTTCGACACGAGCCTCGTCACCGCCGACGCCCGCGCCGGCAAGGACGGTGTGACCGCCGAGCAGATCTTCGACGACAAGGCGGGCACCGGCTTCGAGGGCACGATCCTGCCCGGCAAGAAGGCCACGGTCACGTTCGCCTTCGACGCCCCGGCCGACGCGAAGAACCTGACGGTCGAGGTCTCCCCGGGCTTCGACTACGACGCCTCGCAGTGGGAGCTGACGCTCTGA
- a CDS encoding YfhO family protein: MWTMPSARGRAAGLAALITVGTVCAGDAVARSFPFGPHTRSVNDLGNQFVPFHTRLWDLLHGRADGGVLLNWQSGYGTSFLPDIGTYLGSPFAVLVGLFPRDEIDLAVYVVTLVKMAAAAAAMTWLLTALHRGTDRRWAAAVLGASYALCGWSVVEASYNPMWLDGLIAFPLLCLVGEWARRGRRPVLGPVIVALAWTANFYTAYMATLGAALVLLLRLLLEETERRERIRALLRAVRSVLLGTALAAPVLAPVFLGTRHAYPGWKREFAAASWSDVSARLLPATYSFFTPALFLGTGALLLACALAFHRAVPGRERLAWAGLVAAVALSLQWAPTHLLWHAFATPNGSPYRQTFVLAGVTVIAAWTAVARAWPGRRALLGGGAVLLAVTAAASFSPLVTRWTYPLFAAGLLAVVGGLLVARRGGRTAPLAAVLLIGALAGQAAATTAYADRQRLNRLDDYAPWGTRQQEQADAVEGADGWPRYRTDPGREQTTANDPMAVGGQGAAYYSSHTPAVLTRTFLALGSGWTSGGRAMHSLDNPVTDAVFSVGARVHVPRDPHQGWTRPDDRPTAVTRQEVPPLVTVRPALPDGLRLGRSPYRNQEKLLGAAVYTVPATRLRTGAGAAVPDQDRFDHRLAPGRYTLTARCPAGSEVFLWAPDLFGTARLGAGELVDFRGELPGRRAAMAGLGRTGDGQVTVSLRAARAGTLPHETVGCLDGQRLSAAVERLRSTGAVSVDVGDSGVRAELPAGPGGTAVLAAPRIAGWSCGGRPADSYLGLVATPVAAGQTSVECSFRPPGLRAGLFAAVAGAIGLIVLGPGRPMLSRPRRRGDTKTSSA, translated from the coding sequence ATGTGGACCATGCCCTCCGCGCGCGGCCGTGCCGCCGGTCTCGCCGCGCTGATCACCGTCGGCACCGTGTGCGCCGGCGACGCCGTCGCCCGCAGCTTCCCCTTCGGGCCGCACACCCGCAGCGTGAACGACCTCGGCAACCAGTTCGTACCGTTCCACACGCGGCTGTGGGACCTGCTGCACGGGCGGGCCGACGGCGGGGTGCTGCTCAACTGGCAGTCCGGGTACGGCACCAGCTTCCTGCCCGACATCGGCACCTACCTCGGGAGCCCGTTCGCGGTGCTCGTCGGGCTCTTCCCCCGTGACGAGATCGACCTGGCCGTCTACGTGGTCACCCTCGTCAAGATGGCGGCCGCCGCGGCGGCCATGACCTGGCTGCTCACGGCGCTCCACCGGGGCACGGACCGGAGATGGGCGGCCGCCGTCCTCGGCGCCTCGTACGCCCTGTGCGGCTGGTCGGTCGTCGAGGCCTCGTACAACCCGATGTGGCTGGACGGGCTGATCGCCTTCCCGCTGCTGTGTCTCGTCGGCGAATGGGCCCGCCGGGGCAGACGGCCCGTGCTGGGTCCCGTGATCGTCGCGCTGGCGTGGACCGCGAACTTCTACACCGCCTACATGGCGACCCTGGGCGCCGCGCTCGTCCTCCTCCTGCGGCTGCTCCTGGAGGAAACGGAACGCCGGGAGCGGATACGGGCGCTGCTGCGGGCGGTGCGGAGCGTGCTGCTCGGCACCGCGCTCGCGGCGCCCGTGCTCGCCCCCGTCTTCCTGGGCACCCGGCACGCCTATCCCGGCTGGAAGCGGGAGTTCGCGGCGGCCTCCTGGTCGGACGTGTCCGCACGGCTGCTGCCGGCCACCTACAGCTTCTTCACCCCGGCGCTGTTCCTCGGCACGGGAGCGCTGCTGCTGGCCTGCGCGCTGGCCTTCCACCGCGCGGTGCCCGGTCGCGAGCGGCTGGCCTGGGCCGGCCTGGTGGCGGCGGTGGCCCTCTCGCTCCAGTGGGCCCCCACGCATCTGCTGTGGCACGCCTTCGCGACGCCCAACGGCAGCCCGTACCGGCAGACCTTCGTGCTCGCCGGTGTGACCGTCATCGCGGCGTGGACCGCCGTCGCCCGCGCCTGGCCCGGCCGGCGGGCCCTGCTCGGCGGCGGCGCCGTGCTCCTCGCCGTCACGGCCGCCGCGTCCTTCAGCCCTCTGGTCACCCGGTGGACGTACCCGCTGTTCGCCGCCGGGCTGCTCGCCGTCGTGGGCGGGCTGCTGGTCGCCCGCCGCGGCGGGCGTACGGCGCCGCTCGCCGCCGTCCTGCTGATCGGCGCCCTGGCGGGCCAGGCCGCGGCGACCACCGCCTACGCGGACCGGCAGCGCCTGAACCGCCTCGACGACTACGCGCCCTGGGGCACGCGCCAGCAGGAGCAGGCGGACGCCGTCGAAGGGGCCGACGGCTGGCCCCGCTACCGTACGGACCCCGGCCGTGAGCAGACCACGGCCAACGACCCGATGGCCGTCGGCGGCCAGGGCGCGGCCTACTACAGCAGCCACACACCCGCCGTGCTGACGCGCACGTTCCTCGCCCTCGGGAGCGGCTGGACCTCGGGCGGCCGGGCGATGCACAGCCTCGACAACCCCGTCACCGACGCGGTCTTCTCCGTCGGCGCCCGCGTGCACGTGCCACGCGACCCGCACCAGGGCTGGACCAGACCCGACGACAGGCCCACGGCGGTGACGCGGCAGGAGGTCCCGCCGCTGGTGACGGTGCGGCCCGCCCTGCCGGACGGCCTCCGCCTCGGCCGCTCCCCCTACCGCAACCAGGAGAAGCTGCTCGGCGCCGCCGTCTACACGGTCCCCGCGACCCGGCTGCGCACCGGGGCGGGGGCCGCCGTCCCCGACCAGGACCGCTTCGACCACCGGTTGGCGCCCGGCCGCTACACCCTGACGGCCCGCTGCCCCGCCGGCAGCGAGGTCTTCCTGTGGGCGCCGGACCTGTTCGGCACGGCCCGGCTCGGGGCGGGCGAGCTCGTCGACTTCCGCGGCGAACTCCCCGGACGGCGCGCCGCGATGGCGGGCCTCGGACGCACCGGCGACGGACAGGTGACCGTGTCGCTGCGCGCCGCGCGGGCCGGGACCCTGCCCCACGAGACCGTCGGCTGCCTGGACGGGCAACGGCTGTCGGCCGCGGTCGAGCGGCTGCGGAGCACCGGAGCGGTGTCCGTCGACGTCGGTGACAGCGGGGTGCGCGCCGAACTGCCCGCAGGGCCGGGCGGAACGGCCGTGCTCGCCGCGCCGCGGATCGCGGGCTGGAGCTGCGGTGGCCGGCCGGCGGACTCGTACCTGGGGCTGGTGGCGACCCCCGTGGCCGCCGGACAGACGTCCGTGGAGTGTTCGTTCCGGCCACCGGGGCTGCGCGCGGGCCTGTTCGCGGCGGTGGCCGGTGCGATCGGGCTGATCGTCCTCGGCCCGGGCCGCCCGATGCTTTCCCGCCCGCGTCGCCGGGGGGACACCAAGACTTCATCTGCCTAG
- a CDS encoding alpha/beta fold hydrolase: MFDGFEATRVQVGEASIFVRYGGEGPPVVLLHGHPRTSGTWHRVAPLLVRRGFIVVCPDLRGYGRSTGPAPTADHAGYSKRAVAGDVVEVMRSLGHARFALAGHDRGGSVALRLALDHPDAVLRVALIDCLPLTEHLSRITTEFATQWWHWFFFAQPDIPERVINADPDSWYRGDPQSMGQENYDEWRAAVRNPDVVRAMLEDYRAGLTVDRRHEEDDRAAGMRIRCPALILWSLRDDLEDLYGDPVDIWRQWAPDVRGHGIDSGHHVAEEAPEELASSLARFFASRPE; encoded by the coding sequence TTGTTCGACGGCTTCGAGGCAACGCGGGTTCAGGTCGGTGAAGCATCGATTTTCGTCCGCTACGGCGGGGAAGGGCCGCCGGTGGTGCTGCTGCACGGCCATCCCCGGACATCCGGGACCTGGCATCGCGTCGCCCCGCTCCTCGTCCGGCGAGGTTTCATCGTGGTCTGTCCCGATCTCCGGGGGTACGGCCGGTCCACCGGCCCGGCGCCCACGGCGGACCATGCCGGGTACTCCAAGCGGGCCGTCGCCGGTGACGTGGTCGAGGTGATGCGCTCCCTCGGCCACGCCCGGTTCGCGCTCGCCGGGCACGACCGCGGAGGCAGTGTCGCGCTGCGTCTCGCGCTCGATCATCCCGACGCGGTCCTGCGGGTGGCGCTGATCGACTGTCTGCCCCTCACGGAGCACCTGTCCCGCATCACGACCGAGTTCGCCACGCAGTGGTGGCACTGGTTCTTCTTCGCCCAGCCGGACATACCCGAGCGGGTCATCAACGCCGATCCGGACAGCTGGTACCGCGGCGATCCGCAGAGCATGGGGCAGGAGAATTACGACGAGTGGCGCGCGGCCGTGAGGAACCCCGACGTGGTGCGGGCGATGCTGGAGGACTACCGGGCCGGCCTCACCGTCGACCGCCGGCACGAGGAGGACGACCGGGCCGCCGGGATGCGGATCCGGTGCCCGGCGCTGATCCTTTGGTCCCTCCGGGACGACCTCGAGGATCTGTACGGGGACCCGGTGGACATCTGGCGGCAGTGGGCACCGGACGTCCGGGGCCACGGCATCGACTCCGGGCACCACGTGGCCGAAGAGGCCCCGGAAGAGCTCGCGTCGTCCCTTGCGCGCTTCTTCGCCTCGCGGCCCGAATAA
- a CDS encoding GtrA family protein gives MTVRGQIVRFGLVGLVNTGTYYGLYLALLTVLPYVAAHVVAFLLSMVGSFFLTSYFTYRTRPTWRKFLLFPLTNAANFVVTTSGVYLLVDVLHLGSTYAPLLAAAAAIPLTFVLSRFIMLGPDRSPARQDTEPEQDTEPEQATAR, from the coding sequence ATGACGGTACGGGGCCAGATCGTCAGGTTCGGCCTGGTCGGACTGGTGAACACCGGGACGTACTACGGCCTGTACCTGGCCCTGCTCACGGTCCTGCCGTACGTGGCGGCCCACGTGGTCGCGTTCCTGCTGTCCATGGTCGGGTCGTTCTTCCTGACCTCGTACTTCACGTACCGCACCCGGCCGACGTGGCGGAAGTTCCTGCTGTTCCCGCTCACCAACGCGGCGAACTTCGTGGTGACGACCAGCGGGGTGTACCTGCTCGTCGACGTGCTGCACCTCGGCAGCACCTATGCGCCGCTGCTCGCGGCGGCAGCGGCCATCCCGCTGACGTTCGTCCTGTCGCGTTTCATCATGCTCGGCCCTGACCGCTCCCCGGCCCGGCAGGACACGGAACCGGAGCAGGACACGGAACCGGAGCAGGCCACGGCCCGCTGA
- a CDS encoding class I SAM-dependent methyltransferase codes for MPILRNRLTKRALRPALTLLDRRVRRGVQPDLDTLRREVAEMRRQQYAVGLLLDGTGRGAHRIPPAAEIDRLVREVGDVSDRGEHARRSVVVAFRTVVALEALGVGRLAGSTSNICGKLATVPLLSPPNGNILEIGTLYGLFASALVRMVHRAGIEPDLTIVDPLAGSQLQPGTSQPADPTGTPVREDVVRANLALGGSRSALQARIQQGFSSDPEIREAVSDREYGVIVVDGDHSMEGVAADLEWVEKIIAPGGIVVLDDYGDKAWPGVQEALDKHLAGGTSRLRMLGRVSTSAFLRAD; via the coding sequence ATGCCCATTCTCCGCAACCGTCTGACGAAGCGCGCCCTGCGTCCCGCCCTCACCCTGCTCGACCGGCGTGTGAGACGTGGCGTGCAGCCCGATCTCGACACCTTGCGGCGGGAGGTGGCCGAGATGCGGCGGCAGCAGTACGCGGTGGGGCTGCTGCTCGACGGCACGGGCAGAGGCGCGCACCGCATCCCGCCCGCCGCGGAGATCGACCGGCTGGTACGCGAGGTGGGGGACGTCAGCGACCGCGGCGAGCACGCCCGGCGCAGTGTCGTCGTCGCCTTCCGCACCGTGGTCGCGCTGGAGGCGCTCGGGGTGGGGCGGCTGGCGGGCTCCACGTCCAACATCTGCGGCAAGCTCGCGACCGTTCCGCTGCTCTCGCCGCCCAACGGCAACATCCTCGAGATCGGCACCCTGTACGGGCTGTTCGCCTCCGCCCTGGTGCGCATGGTGCACCGGGCGGGCATCGAGCCGGACCTGACGATCGTCGACCCGCTGGCCGGCTCGCAGCTCCAGCCGGGGACCTCGCAGCCCGCCGACCCGACCGGCACCCCGGTGCGGGAGGACGTCGTACGCGCCAACCTGGCGCTGGGCGGCAGCCGTTCCGCCCTCCAGGCCCGTATCCAGCAGGGATTCTCGTCCGATCCGGAGATCCGTGAGGCCGTCTCCGACCGGGAGTACGGGGTGATCGTCGTGGACGGCGACCACTCCATGGAGGGTGTCGCCGCCGACCTCGAGTGGGTCGAGAAGATCATCGCCCCGGGCGGGATCGTGGTCCTCGACGACTACGGCGACAAGGCGTGGCCCGGTGTCCAGGAGGCCCTGGACAAGCACCTGGCCGGTGGCACGTCCCGGCTGCGGATGCTGGGGAGGGTGTCCACCTCGGCCTTCCTGCGGGCGGACTGA